In Microvenator marinus, one genomic interval encodes:
- the infA gene encoding translation initiation factor IF-1 yields MAKEEVIEVEGTVIEPLPNAMFRVELENGHRVLAHISGKMRMHFIKILPGDKVTVELSPYDLTRGRIVYRSK; encoded by the coding sequence ATGGCGAAAGAAGAGGTCATAGAAGTCGAAGGAACGGTAATTGAGCCGTTGCCAAACGCGATGTTTCGCGTCGAATTGGAGAATGGGCACAGGGTACTTGCGCATATCTCCGGGAAGATGAGGATGCACTTCATCAAGATTCTTCCTGGTGACAAAGTAACTGTAGAGCTTTCTCCATACGACCTCACACGTGGTCGCATTGTATATCGATCGAAGTAA
- the rpmJ gene encoding 50S ribosomal protein L36, producing the protein MKVRPSVKKICEKCKIIRRKGVVRVICINPRHKQRQG; encoded by the coding sequence ATGAAAGTTCGCCCATCAGTTAAGAAGATTTGTGAAAAGTGCAAGATCATCCGCCGAAAAGGGGTGGTCCGCGTAATTTGTATCAACCCCCGACACAAGCAGCGTCAGGGCTAA
- the rpsM gene encoding 30S ribosomal protein S13, with product MARIAGVDLPRRKRIDIALTYIYGIGRTLALEVIEKAQVEGSTRTDDLTEAEIRQIRDVLEAEYKVEGDLRRQVQLDIKRLKDLGCYRGLRHRRGLPARGQRTRTNARTRRGPRRTMARKKK from the coding sequence GTGGCACGTATTGCAGGCGTAGACTTGCCGCGTCGTAAGCGGATCGACATTGCCCTAACGTATATTTACGGAATTGGGCGAACTCTGGCTCTCGAGGTAATCGAGAAGGCCCAGGTCGAAGGCTCGACGCGGACCGATGATCTCACAGAAGCTGAGATTCGTCAGATTCGTGACGTACTCGAAGCTGAGTACAAAGTAGAAGGTGATCTCCGTCGTCAGGTACAGCTTGATATCAAGCGTCTGAAGGACTTGGGTTGCTATCGTGGACTTCGCCATCGTCGTGGACTTCCGGCTCGTGGGCAGCGTACGCGTACCAACGCACGTACCCGCCGCGGACCTCGTCGTACCATGGCTCGTAAGAAGAAATAA
- the rpsK gene encoding 30S ribosomal protein S11 has product MAKAKVTKKKVRKNVQTGVVHIQSTFNNTIVTITDTHGNALSWCSAGARGFKGSRKSTPFAAGVAAEEAARRAMDHGLKSVSVFLKGPGTGREAALRSLQSAGLRVTSIRDVTPIPHNGCRPPKRRRV; this is encoded by the coding sequence ATGGCTAAGGCAAAAGTCACAAAGAAAAAGGTCCGTAAGAATGTTCAGACTGGTGTGGTTCACATCCAGTCGACATTCAACAATACGATCGTGACCATCACTGATACACATGGCAATGCGTTGTCTTGGTGCAGCGCTGGCGCTCGCGGGTTTAAGGGATCACGTAAGTCGACTCCTTTCGCCGCTGGTGTTGCTGCCGAAGAGGCTGCTCGTCGCGCAATGGATCACGGTTTGAAGTCGGTATCGGTGTTCCTCAAGGGTCCTGGAACTGGCCGTGAAGCAGCTCTTCGCTCGCTTCAGTCAGCAGGTCTTCGTGTTACGAGCATCCGCGACGTTACGCCGATCCCTCATAATGGATGTCGCCCACCGAAGCGTCGGCGCGTCTAA
- a CDS encoding DNA-directed RNA polymerase subunit alpha — MYRNWRDLIRPREVNIDPRTKTDTYAKFVCEPLERGYGITIGNTLRRVLLSSIMGAAVTKVKIDGALHEFTNLPDVKEDVTDIVLNLKELRVKLHGYEPKVVTIDVEGPKVVTAADIVSDGAVEVLNPEHKIATVSERGRFRAELTIEAGRGYVPAEENKGEEDPIGVIPIDAIFNPIRKVNFAITNARVGQRTDFNKLVLEVWTDGSVAPEDAVAFAAKIVKEQINIFINFDEAVEPEETTKEEEPQFNEHLLKPVDELELTVRSYNCLRNADIRYIGDLVQKTDLELLKTKNFGRKSLKEIKELLTQYGLHLDMKLENWPPKELLQKKEG, encoded by the coding sequence ATGTATCGCAACTGGCGAGATCTCATAAGACCACGTGAAGTGAATATTGATCCACGTACCAAGACGGATACGTACGCGAAGTTCGTGTGCGAGCCGCTTGAGCGTGGATACGGCATCACCATCGGTAATACCCTGCGTCGTGTACTGCTCAGCAGCATCATGGGCGCGGCCGTAACCAAAGTGAAGATTGATGGCGCGCTTCATGAGTTCACCAATTTGCCGGACGTCAAAGAGGACGTGACCGACATCGTGCTGAACCTGAAAGAACTGCGGGTCAAGCTTCACGGCTACGAGCCAAAGGTCGTGACGATCGACGTAGAGGGACCCAAAGTGGTTACCGCTGCCGATATCGTAAGCGATGGCGCGGTTGAAGTGCTCAACCCTGAGCATAAGATCGCGACTGTAAGTGAGCGAGGTCGCTTCCGTGCAGAACTCACGATCGAAGCAGGTCGCGGTTATGTTCCAGCGGAAGAAAACAAGGGTGAAGAAGACCCGATCGGTGTGATTCCGATCGACGCCATCTTCAATCCTATCCGCAAGGTCAACTTCGCGATCACCAACGCTCGCGTGGGTCAGCGCACCGACTTCAACAAGCTTGTGCTTGAAGTATGGACGGATGGAAGCGTGGCTCCAGAGGACGCCGTTGCGTTTGCTGCGAAGATCGTCAAAGAGCAGATCAATATCTTCATCAACTTCGATGAAGCGGTTGAGCCTGAGGAGACGACCAAAGAAGAAGAGCCACAGTTCAACGAGCATCTGCTCAAGCCTGTGGATGAGCTCGAGCTTACGGTTCGTAGTTATAACTGTCTTCGTAACGCAGATATCCGATACATCGGTGACCTGGTTCAGAAGACCGATCTTGAGTTGCTCAAGACGAAGAACTTCGGTCGTAAGTCGCTTAAGGAGATCAAAGAGCTCCTTACGCAGTACGGATTGCACTTGGATATGAAGTTGGAGAATTGGCCCCCTAAGGAGCTTCTCCAAAAGAAAGAAGGTTAA
- the rplQ gene encoding 50S ribosomal protein L17, giving the protein MRHRKSGRKLNRTAAHRKALFNNLSIALVKYEMIQTTDAKAKELRSLADHLITLGKRDTVHSRRQAFKVLKDRDLVGKLFDDLAKRDELATRSGGYTRIVKIGQRPGDNAPLSRISWVGTTVENTAALRYPEHLLIDDEDESEEG; this is encoded by the coding sequence ATGCGACATAGAAAGTCAGGCCGAAAGCTTAATAGAACGGCTGCGCACCGAAAGGCTCTTTTCAACAACCTTTCGATCGCGCTTGTAAAGTACGAGATGATCCAGACGACTGATGCGAAGGCGAAAGAGCTTCGTAGTCTTGCCGATCACCTCATCACTCTCGGAAAGCGCGACACCGTGCACTCTCGCCGTCAGGCCTTCAAAGTACTGAAGGACCGCGATCTGGTTGGGAAGTTGTTCGACGATCTCGCGAAGCGCGACGAGCTTGCGACCCGTTCGGGTGGTTACACACGCATCGTGAAGATTGGACAGCGTCCTGGCGACAATGCTCCTCTTTCACGCATCAGCTGGGTTGGCACCACGGTTGAGAACACGGCGGCTCTTCGTTACCCAGAGCACCTTCTTATCGACGACGAAGATGAGTCGGAAGAAGGTTAA
- a CDS encoding DUF167 domain-containing protein yields the protein MFEAKDGGTLIRVYAAPRASKEAVIGEFDGMLKVAVKAPPVDGAANKAFEKFLGKKLGSPVTLVSGASGRRKVFWVEMDPEDVAARLA from the coding sequence GTGTTTGAAGCGAAAGACGGGGGCACTCTGATCCGCGTCTATGCGGCGCCGCGGGCTTCTAAAGAAGCTGTGATAGGCGAGTTTGATGGCATGTTGAAGGTCGCGGTGAAGGCACCACCTGTGGATGGCGCAGCTAACAAGGCGTTTGAGAAGTTCTTGGGCAAGAAGTTAGGAAGCCCCGTGACCTTGGTCAGCGGGGCTAGTGGCCGCAGGAAAGTCTTCTGGGTTGAAATGGACCCGGAGGACGTCGCCGCGCGCTTAGCGTGA
- a CDS encoding FHA domain-containing protein produces the protein MEEGKVPPDLFSLSDSDAESTENHTSENFVISGGARLGGGANVGVDLATNVPDEDEAVQGVAQRFRKNRISNLEISAPSLDAQAQSADVDESVLQSFVLDALDAEPEPAPEPEMPEPAPAPETARIDVEHTGRIESKAPPSQIQPALTCPHCAANNPPGMKFCVECGGSLSVSKGGEEVKRKIPPPSELSRKENPWKISLVSINEDGSDGVEIPLQYLETTIGREGDTRFPTDAFLSPKHARLHVEKGELFIEDLYSLNGTFLKLRDEVRLTPGDTFLMGRQVLRFERFEQSITPKTKSSDGTRYMGSPSPGGNFKVLQIGIGGVIQNVYCLPESGAVLGREKGDIIFPHDKFMSSRHAQIYTGDDGHCYLVDLNSSNGTWIKIWERTRLHDVDFIFMGQQLFRISTKSR, from the coding sequence GTGGAAGAGGGAAAAGTTCCCCCAGATTTGTTCTCACTCTCAGACTCCGACGCGGAATCGACTGAGAACCATACCAGTGAGAATTTCGTGATCTCCGGCGGCGCGCGGCTCGGAGGCGGCGCCAACGTTGGCGTTGACCTCGCCACTAACGTCCCAGACGAAGACGAGGCCGTTCAAGGCGTAGCGCAACGCTTCCGTAAGAACCGGATCTCGAACTTAGAGATCTCGGCGCCTAGTCTAGATGCGCAGGCCCAAAGCGCTGATGTGGATGAAAGCGTACTTCAGAGTTTCGTGCTCGATGCGCTCGACGCTGAGCCGGAGCCAGCACCAGAACCCGAAATGCCCGAGCCAGCTCCGGCACCCGAAACCGCCAGAATCGACGTCGAACACACAGGGCGAATCGAATCCAAGGCACCTCCAAGTCAGATTCAGCCAGCCCTTACGTGTCCTCATTGCGCCGCAAACAACCCGCCGGGAATGAAGTTCTGTGTGGAGTGTGGTGGCAGTCTCAGCGTTTCAAAAGGCGGCGAAGAAGTTAAGCGCAAGATCCCACCACCGTCTGAACTCTCGCGAAAGGAGAACCCGTGGAAGATCTCACTGGTTTCCATTAACGAAGACGGATCAGATGGTGTGGAGATCCCACTCCAGTATCTCGAAACCACGATTGGGCGCGAAGGCGATACCCGCTTCCCAACCGACGCATTCTTGAGCCCAAAACACGCACGACTCCACGTAGAAAAGGGCGAGCTCTTCATCGAGGACCTCTACTCACTCAACGGCACATTCCTGAAGCTTCGAGACGAAGTCAGACTCACTCCCGGCGATACGTTCCTCATGGGCCGCCAGGTGCTTCGTTTTGAGCGTTTTGAACAGTCGATCACCCCAAAGACCAAGTCATCCGACGGCACACGCTATATGGGAAGCCCGTCGCCTGGTGGAAACTTCAAGGTTCTCCAGATCGGAATCGGCGGCGTCATCCAGAACGTCTACTGCCTGCCTGAATCTGGCGCCGTCCTTGGACGCGAGAAAGGCGATATCATCTTCCCACACGACAAGTTCATGTCGAGCCGTCATGCCCAAATCTACACGGGTGACGACGGCCACTGCTACCTTGTGGACCTGAACTCCTCGAATGGTACCTGGATCAAGATCTGGGAGAGAACGCGCCTCCACGATGTCGACTTCATCTTCATGGGCCAACAACTCTTCCGCATCTCCACGAAGTCACGCTAA
- a CDS encoding FHA domain-containing protein gives MPRIVYTDISGQERSVPFGADHPIVTIGRGTDCTIRSNRKSVSRRHAEFRFTNGQFEIIDLNSSNGTFLIINDERKPVNGREYLAPNDEVWCGDFILHFIDEEDANTAATADPFGIHDDFTADGKVDLDFGAMDEIAAWGGTQPPQPIAPAGPDHTMERSNDLERLLAEKRSIEDLAARQADELEELQKRLDDARRQLDQKPAYEDRDPDHTSMVPPPMAGEVEQLRDKIARLQDEADDLEAEARQSRAEAQKLNDELISVRDEKRRLEEKLHDTLQNQSKSSDAEGKLGEAQRRIQSLEAELEASIARTQELESHLNENADALEMQQKLHEDLLARDRDIETLESEIVRLQSETKTLNAELQEARTTSATGQQAIEETDALRRELDRHRRLIEEFERRNRDLQVDVDDLRAAHRDDLEKITQANTRIATLEEEVQNARAEADTHKSSAEELKASLEELQSDGSVDDLRREIEGLRQRLRLEKERTRHDEQLAADHNALKAQFSEVQSRYDELLGEFEVLKESLGSEPSAAQVDGVPAELQRQLLDRIDSLERIVDAIERTNLDALSTVDRVRLQSAIRETEPKKSLEHLKTLLGAESD, from the coding sequence GTGCCACGAATCGTATACACCGATATCTCCGGCCAAGAACGCTCAGTTCCATTTGGAGCTGATCATCCCATCGTCACTATTGGACGGGGTACGGATTGCACGATCCGGAGCAACCGCAAGTCCGTCTCCCGACGGCACGCCGAATTCCGATTCACCAACGGACAGTTCGAAATCATCGATCTCAACTCGTCCAACGGCACCTTTCTGATCATCAATGACGAGCGAAAGCCAGTGAATGGCAGGGAATACCTCGCGCCCAACGACGAAGTCTGGTGCGGGGATTTCATCCTGCACTTCATCGACGAAGAAGACGCCAACACCGCTGCGACCGCAGACCCGTTTGGCATTCACGACGACTTCACCGCTGATGGAAAGGTAGACTTGGACTTCGGCGCGATGGACGAGATCGCGGCGTGGGGCGGAACACAACCACCGCAACCCATCGCTCCAGCCGGACCCGACCACACCATGGAGCGGTCCAACGACCTTGAGCGGCTACTCGCCGAAAAGCGCTCCATCGAAGATCTTGCGGCGCGCCAGGCAGACGAGCTCGAAGAGCTGCAGAAACGCCTCGACGACGCCAGACGCCAGCTCGATCAAAAGCCCGCCTACGAGGACCGCGACCCAGACCACACTTCCATGGTCCCACCACCCATGGCGGGCGAGGTCGAACAACTCCGGGATAAGATCGCCCGCCTCCAGGATGAGGCCGATGACCTGGAAGCAGAAGCCCGACAATCTCGCGCTGAGGCCCAGAAGCTCAACGATGAGCTGATTTCGGTACGTGACGAAAAGCGCAGACTCGAGGAAAAGCTCCACGACACACTCCAAAACCAATCCAAATCGAGCGATGCCGAAGGTAAACTCGGTGAGGCACAGCGCCGCATCCAGTCACTTGAGGCCGAACTCGAAGCTTCGATTGCCAGGACCCAAGAACTCGAGTCGCATCTCAACGAAAACGCCGACGCACTCGAGATGCAGCAAAAGCTGCACGAAGATTTGCTGGCGCGCGACCGAGATATTGAGACCCTGGAGAGTGAGATCGTCCGGCTACAATCGGAAACCAAGACTCTTAACGCGGAGCTCCAGGAAGCCCGCACCACCAGTGCCACAGGCCAACAGGCCATCGAAGAGACCGACGCCCTTCGGCGCGAGCTCGACCGGCACCGTCGACTCATCGAAGAATTCGAACGCCGAAATCGGGATCTCCAAGTTGATGTGGATGACCTAAGGGCCGCGCATCGAGATGACCTCGAGAAGATCACGCAGGCCAATACCCGAATCGCCACGCTCGAAGAAGAAGTACAAAACGCCCGAGCTGAAGCTGACACACACAAGAGCAGTGCCGAAGAGCTAAAGGCGAGCCTCGAAGAACTCCAATCCGACGGGAGTGTGGACGATCTGCGGCGTGAGATCGAGGGTCTAAGGCAACGTCTGCGCCTCGAAAAAGAGAGAACGCGGCACGACGAGCAGCTCGCTGCGGATCACAACGCGCTCAAGGCTCAATTCTCCGAGGTTCAATCCAGATACGATGAACTCCTCGGTGAGTTTGAGGTGCTCAAAGAGTCGCTCGGCTCTGAACCTTCGGCCGCCCAAGTAGATGGCGTTCCGGCTGAACTACAGCGCCAACTCCTCGACCGTATCGACTCGCTTGAGCGGATCGTGGACGCGATCGAACGCACAAACCTCGATGCCCTCTCCACCGTTGACCGCGTGCGATTGCAATCGGCCATTCGAGAGACCGAACCCAAAAAATCGCTCGAGCATCTTAAAACCTTATTGGGTGCCGAATCCGACTAG
- a CDS encoding GbsR/MarR family transcriptional regulator encodes MILSEPEKNVVETIGEFIKFWGFSKHHGRIWALLYLSEEPLNASDIQSALEMSAGLVSMSIKDLLHWDVIVRVWVQGDRKDYFRANHDVWHMVTRVMREREYQMIASSARNLDDSLGELETSLEISKERLEFLKPRIEALIELSESFAAFLNVLLTQAEANIEELKRISAKLPE; translated from the coding sequence GTGATTTTGAGCGAACCCGAAAAAAATGTTGTCGAGACGATTGGTGAATTCATCAAGTTTTGGGGTTTTTCAAAACACCACGGCCGAATTTGGGCCCTTCTCTACTTAAGTGAGGAGCCTCTAAATGCCTCGGATATTCAGAGTGCGCTGGAGATGTCAGCGGGCCTTGTGAGCATGTCAATAAAGGACTTGTTGCACTGGGATGTCATCGTCCGAGTCTGGGTGCAGGGCGACCGCAAGGATTATTTCCGCGCCAATCACGATGTCTGGCATATGGTCACCCGCGTGATGCGTGAGCGTGAGTACCAGATGATTGCGTCAAGTGCTCGGAATCTGGACGATAGTCTCGGAGAGCTCGAGACGTCGTTGGAGATTTCGAAGGAGCGTCTGGAGTTTCTCAAACCCCGAATAGAGGCTCTGATTGAGCTTTCGGAGAGTTTTGCGGCGTTTCTCAACGTGCTCTTGACGCAGGCTGAGGCCAATATAGAAGAGCTCAAGCGCATCAGCGCGAAGCTTCCGGAGTAG
- a CDS encoding acetaldehyde dehydrogenase (acetylating), whose protein sequence is MKIGVAILGSGNIGSDLMIKILERSENLELKILVGVDPDSEGLKRAAGLGVATTHQGVEGLMASPEWEDVRIVFDATSAAAHESHAQRIEAAGRKIVDMTPAARGPFVVPVANLKEHLEAANVNMVTCGGQATIPVVWAASQVGRVRYAEIVASIASKSAGPGTRANIDEFTQTTARAIEEVGGAEKGKAIIVLNPAEPPLIMRDTVYVLVEGAEQAKLEASIRGAIAEVARYVPGYRLAREIVFDDCSEAPLVFDDGTEFRGLKVTTFLEVEGAGDFLPKYAGNLDIMTCAALNVGELLGRAL, encoded by the coding sequence ATGAAAATCGGCGTGGCAATTTTGGGTTCAGGGAATATCGGGTCCGATTTGATGATCAAGATTCTGGAGCGCTCGGAGAATCTCGAACTCAAGATTTTGGTCGGGGTAGACCCAGATTCCGAAGGATTGAAGCGAGCGGCCGGACTAGGCGTGGCCACGACTCATCAAGGGGTTGAGGGGCTCATGGCGAGCCCTGAATGGGAGGATGTGAGGATCGTCTTTGATGCGACGAGCGCGGCTGCGCATGAGTCCCACGCTCAAAGGATCGAGGCGGCGGGCCGCAAGATTGTGGACATGACGCCGGCGGCGCGAGGGCCATTCGTGGTGCCCGTGGCGAACTTGAAGGAGCACCTCGAGGCGGCAAATGTCAACATGGTAACTTGCGGCGGTCAGGCTACGATTCCTGTGGTTTGGGCGGCCTCTCAGGTGGGTCGCGTGCGATACGCGGAGATTGTGGCGTCTATCGCCAGCAAGTCGGCGGGCCCTGGAACTCGAGCAAATATCGATGAATTCACGCAGACGACCGCGCGCGCCATCGAGGAAGTAGGCGGGGCTGAGAAGGGTAAAGCGATCATCGTCTTGAACCCGGCGGAGCCGCCTTTGATCATGAGGGACACCGTCTACGTCTTGGTTGAGGGTGCGGAGCAGGCCAAGCTTGAGGCGTCGATTCGGGGCGCCATTGCGGAGGTTGCGCGCTATGTGCCGGGCTATCGTCTGGCTCGGGAAATCGTGTTCGACGATTGTTCTGAGGCGCCGCTCGTTTTTGACGATGGCACCGAGTTTCGGGGTCTAAAGGTGACCACCTTTCTGGAGGTGGAGGGCGCGGGAGACTTTCTGCCGAAATACGCCGGGAATCTGGACATCATGACCTGCGCGGCTCTGAACGTAGGCGAGCTTTTAGGTAGGGCCCTATGA